A region of Lycium barbarum isolate Lr01 chromosome 1, ASM1917538v2, whole genome shotgun sequence DNA encodes the following proteins:
- the LOC132626627 gene encoding cytochrome b561 and DOMON domain-containing protein At3g25290-like, whose amino-acid sequence MASLLHLPFIFLITFLLISPAISHNCWSQSFSNNTHFDNCTHLPSLKSSFHWTYNSTKSTLSFAFIAPLASSDGWISWGINPITPAMIGTQCLIAFKVPNGSIVIKTYDLTSYNSITHTNKLFFTVLDSKAEYSNGVMRIFATLVLPANMTAVNHVWQVGPAVKDDMPVVHKFDPDNLKSKDTLNLATSSGGDGKNTTAPVSAGGDGQSGNKTGGSSRIWNNDASFYVFAMFLGVLFL is encoded by the exons ATGGCCTCTCTTCTCCATCTCCCTTTCATATTTCTTATCACATTTCTCCTAATTTCCCCTGCAATATCACATAATTGTTGGTCTCAAAGCTTTTCCAACAACACTCACTTTGACAACTGCACCCATCTCCCTTCCCTAAAATCCTCTTTCCACTGGACATACAATTCAACAAAATCCACACTTTCATTTGCTTTTATTGCTCCTTTGGCCTCTTCTGATGGCTGGATTTCATGGGGAATTAACCCAATTACCCCAGCAATGATTGGGACACAGTGCCTAATTGCATTTAAAGTGCCAAATGGGTCCATTGTTATTAAGACTTATGATCTTACTTCGTATAATTCTATTACACATACTAATAAACTTTTTTTTACTGTGTTGGATTCTAAAGCTGAGTACTCTAATGGGGTCATGAGAATCTTTGCCACTTTGGTACTACCGGCAAATATGACCGCG GTGAATCATGTGTGGCAAGTTGGACCGGCGGTGAAAGACGATATGCCAGTGGTGCATAAGTTTGATCCTGACAATTTGAAATCAAAAGACACTCTAAATTTAGCTACTTCTTCTGGTGGAGATGGAAAAAATACCACTGCCCCTGTTTCCGCTGGTGGTGATGGACAGAGTGGAAATAAAACTGGTGGATCTTCACGAATTTGGAATAATGATGCTAGTTTTTACGTCTTTGCCATGTTTCTTGGAGTTCTGTTTTTGTAA
- the LOC132606967 gene encoding E3 ubiquitin-protein ligase CHIP-like — MAPIVGSKQAEQLKQDGNTYFLKNRFGAAIDAYTEAITLCPNVPIYWTNRALCHRKRDDWKRVEEDCRKAIQLDHNSVKAHYYLGLALRQKEQYAEGVRELVKALDLGRGADPGSYIVEEIWEELAKAKYMEWEHESTRRSWELQNLKESCELALKEKHVRDSSQTEGLKDESSTSLSKQLEAVGEVFMKAAEDDTPSEVPDYMCCQITLDIFRDPVIAPSGFTYERAVILDHLRKVGEFDPITREPLYPSQLVPNLAIKEAVRAFLERHAWAYRIE; from the exons atgGCACCAATTGTGGGTTCAAAGCAAGCGGAACAACTGAAACAAGATGGgaatacttattttttaaagaatCGGTTTGGGGCTGCAATAGATGCTTATACTGAG GCAATTACATTGTGCCCTAATGTTCCGATTTATTGGACAAATCGAGCTTTGTGCCATCGCAAACGGGA TGACTGGAAAAGAGTGGAGGAAGATTGTAGAAAGGCTATTCAGCTGGATCATAATTCTGTAAAG GCCCACTACTATCTTGGTCTTGCATTGCGACAAAAGGAACAGTATGCTGAAGGTGTGAGAGAATTGGTAAAG GCATTAGACCTTGGAAGAGGTGCGGATCCAGGAAGCTACATTGTTGAAGAGATTTGGGAAGAGCTTGCGAAAGCAAAATACATGGAGTGGGAGCATGAATCTACGAGGCGCTCCTGGGAGCTTCAGAACTTGAA AGAATCCTGTGAGTTGGCTCTCAAGGAGAAGCATGTGCGTGATAGTTCTCAGACAGAAGGGCTCAAAGATGAAAGCTCAACATCTCTTTCGAAGCAACTGGAAGCTGTAGGCGAGGTTTTCATGAAAGCTGCAGAAGATGATACTCCAAGTGAG GTTCCTGATTACATGTGTTGTCAAATCACTCTTGATATTTTTCGCGACCCTGTCATTGCTCCCAGCGGGTTTACATACGAGCGGGCTGTTATCCTTGACCATTTGCGGAAG GTGGGCGAATTTGATCCAATTACGCGAGAACCACTTTATCCGTCCCAGTTGGTGCCAAATCTGGCTATAAAAGAAGCTGTTCGGGCATTTCTGGAAAGGCATGCCTGGGCATACAGAATAGAGTAA
- the LOC132626634 gene encoding uncharacterized protein LOC132626634 — MSGFSRMKRVTDPLDDSMKARIIGRTDEKHREIGYFSSGSEHSAHADDDVASPSFSDLVFGYTDKNGQDETPKNDSDSEPDVSICEEMPSPVFCSDIDLFRNVIVSRVAKALDMFSCIKSNKSMLQRNVMAYLRNFGYNAAICKTKWESSGGLAAGNYEFIDIVKSDSTNQIITRYFIDLDFRAEFEIARPTCQYEGLLQSLPSVFVGKSEELKLILRVMSDASRRSLKNRGLTFPPWRKNRFMQNKWFGSYKRTTNIMPAAWLTPSKEMNGVKCRTVGFYATAVNDSVLFPAITRTR; from the coding sequence atgtctggTTTTAGCAGAATGAAGAGAGTTACTGACCCCTTAGACGATAGCATGAAGGCTCGAATCATTGGCCGTACTGATGAGAAACATCGAGAAATCGGTTACTTCAGCAGTGGTAGCGAACACAGTGCTCACGCCGATGATGACGTGGCTTCTCCTAGTTTCTCCGATCTCGTTTTCGGTTATACTGATAAAAATGGCCAAGACGAAACTCCGAAAAATGATTCAGATTCTGAGCCTGATGTATCAATATGTGAAGAAATGCCGAGCCCTGTTTTTTGCAGTGACATTGATTTGTTTCGTAATGTGATTGTATCAAGAGTTGCTAAAGCATTGGATATGTTCTCCTGCATTAAATCGAATAAATCAATGCTTCAGAGGAATGTAATGGCGTACCTTAGGAATTTCGGTTACAATGCCGCGATTTGCAAGACGAAATGGGAGAGTTCAGGTGGTCTTGCTGCTGGAAATTACGAGTTTATTGACATAGTAAAATCAGATTCCACCAATCAGATCATCACTCGTTACTTCATCGATCTCGATTTCCGTGCCGAATTCGAGATCGCGAGGCCTACGTGTCAATACGAAGGGTTATTACAGTCCTTACCGAGTGTTTTTGTTGGTAAAAGCGAAGAGCTAAAGCTGATACTGAGAGTAATGAGCGATGCTTCGAGACGATCGTTGAAAAATAGAGGCCTTACTTTTCCTCCATGGAGGAAAAATAGGTTCATGCAGAATAAATGGTTTGGTTCGTATAAAAGGACAACTAACATTATGCCGGCAGCGTGGTTAACGCCATCAAAGGAGATGAATGGTGTAAAGTGCCGGACTGTTGGGTTTTACGCTACCGCCGTTAACGACTCTGTGTTGTTTCCCGCGataactcgtactagatga